From a single Pseudopipra pipra isolate bDixPip1 chromosome 7, bDixPip1.hap1, whole genome shotgun sequence genomic region:
- the GALNT5 gene encoding polypeptide N-acetylgalactosaminyltransferase 5, whose protein sequence is MSGLRRLFRGSGRALAFVFAASVAWVLLDMAALRLSLGEAGGRLLREAGQGQGQGQGQGQERARPRRGPDAPPGPVQPPPSPPLAAPAGRGAGGPPAAPGAPAKAAGEPGPGPAPAGLGAEVRGASLPPRRPPGPPPSEPPRPAGLGGTGTGTLGHAADGSERRPPGTAQPRLAARAPGAGAQPGPEETHTGQKETSSKTRFILISKEGKNPASPAVPPRRPHSAGNATARQEKHKQLFNENGDGAHAAAAAAGATARGDRSREPGATPGAAPGAAGTEQNGQEQAGAALRTAGTGQDRQKQAGAALGGVGTGQDGQEQAGGNPGMHRVLSVDATIAPRDPRAPGQFGHAVAVPDDKQEEAKSRWKEGNFNVYLSDLIPVDRAIADTRPAGCSEQRVHDDLPTTTIIMCFVDEVWSTLLRSVHSVLSRSPPHLIEEVILVDDFSTKEYLKEQLDTYMARFPKVKILRLRERHGLIRARLAGAEVAKGAVLTFLDSHVECNVGWLEPLLERVRLRRTKVACPVIEVISDKDMSYMTVDNFQRGIFTWPMNFGWRQIPQEVIEANKIKETDIIRCPVMAGGLFSIDKKYFFELGMYDPGLDVWGGENMEISFKVWMCGGEIEIVPCSRVGHIFRNDNPYSFPKDRVRTVERNLARVAEVWLDEYKELFYGHAYHLVLKNVDVGDLTQQIQLRKKLQCKSFRWYLENVYPDLEAPLVKASGLLVNMALAGCVAVEGPALAFEECDVNNTNQHFNYTWLRLIQHGELCLAPSGVLGALGLRRCQGRSRSLAWLHRSLATVRPGLSDHIISEHQHLPQPSCLEVDPSYKALRVKACDSTNPYQKWQFGNYHVD, encoded by the exons ATGAGCGGGCTGCGGCGGCTGTTCCGCGGCAGCGGGCGGGCCCTGGCCTTCGTATTCGCCGCCTCGGTCGCCTGGGTGCTGCTCGACATGGCCGCGCTCCGCCTCTCCCTCGgcgaggcgggcgggcggctgctgcgggaggcg gggcaggggcaggggcaggggcaggggcaggggcaggagcgggcgcggccccggcgcggccccgatGCGCCGCCGGGCCCGGTGCAGCcgcccccgagccccccgctCGCCGCCCCCGCGGGCAGGGGTGCCGGGGGGCCGCCGGCAGCGCCCGGGGCGCCGGCGAAGGCAGCGGGGGAGCCGGGACCGGGACCAGCCCCCGCCGGGCTCGGGGCCGAGGTGCGGGGGGCATCGCTGCCTCCCCGCCGGCCCCCGGGCCCCCCGCCCAGCGAGCCCCCGCGGCCGGCCGGGCTCGGGGGGACGGGCACGGGCACACTCGGACACGCCGCCGACGGCAGCGAGCGGCGTCCCCCCGGCACGGCACAGCCCCGCCTGGCAGCCCGGGCACCGGGAGCGGGCGCCCAGCCTGGACCAGAGGAAACACACACGGGACAGAAGGAAACTTCCTCCAAAACTCGCTTCATCCTCATTAGCAAAGAGGGGAAGAACCCCGCCAGCCCCGCAGTCCCGCCTCGCCGACCCCACTCTGCGGGGAACGCCACGGCGAGACAGGAAAAGCACAAACAACTTTTTAACGAGAACGGTGATGGTGCCCACGCTGCGGCTGCCGCTGCCGGGGCCACCGCGCGGGGTGACAGGAGCCGGGAGCCGGGTGCGACgccaggagcagctcccggGGCGGCTGGCACTGAACAGAACGGGCAGGAGCAGGCGGGAGCAGCTCTCAGAACGGCTGGCACGGgccaggacaggcagaagcaggcaggagcagctctcgGGGGGGTTGGCACTGGCCAGGACGGGCAGGAGCAGGCGGGTGGCAACCCGGGGATGCACAGGGTCCTGTCTGTGGATGCAACGATTGCCCCGAGAGACCCCCGAGCTCCCGGCCAGTTTGGACATGCTGTTGCAGTCCCTGATGATAAACAAGAAGAAGCAAAAAGTAGATGGAAAGAAGGAAACTTTAATGTCTACCTCAGCGATCTGATCCCCGTGGACAGAGCCATCGCGGACACCAGGCCTGCCGG GTGCTCCGAGCAGCGTGTCCACGACGacctccccaccaccaccatcatcaTGTGCTTCGTGGATGAAGTGTGGTCCACCCTGCTGCGCTCCGTGCACAGTGTCCTCAGCAGGTCCCCTCCACACCTGATTGAGGAAGTCATTTTGGTGGATGACTTCAGCACTAAGG agtACCTGAAGGAGCAGCTGGACACGTACATGGCGCGGTTCCCAAAAGTGAAGATCCTGCGCCTCAGGGAGAGGCACGGGCTGATCCGGGCCAGGCTGGCGGGAGCAGAGGTCGCCAAAG GGGCAGTCCTGACGTTCCTGGACTCACACGTGGAGTGCAACGTGGGCTGGCTGGAGCCACTGCTAGAGAGGGTCCGACTGCGCCGCACCAAGGTCGCCTGCCCCGTCATTGAGGTCATCAGTGACAAGGACATGAG TTACATGACCGTGGACAACTTCCAGCGTGGGATTTTTACTTGGCCAATGAATTTTGGATGGAGGCAGATTCCACAAGAGGTCATCGAGGCAAATAAAATCAAGGAGACTGATATAATAAG GTGCCCCGTCATGGCAGGTGGCCTGTTCTCCATCGataagaagtatttttttgAGCTGGGAATGTACGACCCAGGACTGGATGTTTGGGGAGGAGAAAATATGGAGATTTCATTCAAG GTCTGGATGTGCGGAGGAGAGATCGAGATTGTTCCCTGCTCCAGAGTTGGGCACATTTTCAGGAATGACAATCCTTATTCCTTCCCCAAAGACCGGGTGAGAACAGTGGAGCGGAACCTGGCCCGTGTGGCAGAGGTCTGGCTGGACGAGTACAAGGAGCTCTTCTATGGCCACGCTTACCACTTGGTCTTGAAAAACGTGGATGTTGGAGACCTGACTCAACAAATCCAGCTGCGAAAGAAGCTCCAGTGCAAAAGTTTCCGGTGGTACCTGGAGAACGTCTACCCAGACCTGGAAGCTCCCCTGGTTAAAGCCAGCGGGCTG ctcGTTAACATGGCCCTGGCAGGATGTGTCGCTGTGGAAGGCCCAGCTCTGGCTTTTGAGGAGTGTGATGTGAACAACACG AACCAGCACTTCAACTACACCTGGCTGAGGCTGATCCAGCACGGGGAGCTCTGCCTCGCCCCCTCAGGTGTCCTGGGGGCCCTGGGCCTGCGCcgctgccagggcaggagccGCAGCCTGGCCTGGCTCCACAGGTCCCTGGCCACCGTCCGGCCGGGGCTG AGCGACCACATCATCTCCGAGCACCAGCACCTCCCGCAGCCGTCTTGCTTGGAAGTGGATCCCTCTTACAAAGCCCTGAGGGTGAAGGCCTGTGACTCCACAAACCCTTATCAGAAGTGGCAGTTTGGCAATTACCACGTGGACTGA